gaggaagcttcgaagcacccctgagacaggcgacccagggacaaggagacCCATCTCTTTGGAGTTGGTGCACAGActactccatcccctggtggagggccaggaggagaatcttttttttcctttttgctgCATaccccagaggctgcggtacccaaaggttcagcaaaagagcagtttccttgtttcctgggtcacatgtccggtgtgcatggccgtcgtcacgaccgccgtccaccattcctttttggcagggttggcgctccagcggcggaccccccacccctgggcgcccagctgtggcatgaaTACCCCCACACAggattagtgccgatggacctcGGTGACGAAACTCCTCCTCCCTCTCCTcagccaatctcatggtgggcggcaggagccaggtaagtgcttcgatgtgcctagactcagcacagccatggtGCTCGAGTCCCTTTGACGTGGCACCTCGCGttccaccccaccgcgaggccccacccgctggtacgttcGACAcaattatccccttggtccccctcgcccggagtttggatgcgtggctcgcgctttccaacccgtcgcgatggctaacccggaccgtctgactcggctacgcgattcagttcgccaggtgcccacccaggttcagcggcatccgcttaaCCTCGATAACGCCActaccttgcatgtggagatcgcgaccctcctgagcaagggcgtgatagagcctgtccctccagccgagatgatgaaagggttctacagcccttacttcatcatactaAAGAAAGGCGaagggttgcgaccaatcttggacctgcgagtactgaaccgggccttgcacagactcccgtttaagatgctgatgcaaaaatgcattctagcgagcgtccgacatctagattgattcgcggtggtagacctgaaggacgcgtacttccacgtctcggtcctaccttgacacagacccttcctgtggtcctgaggtcctccccttcagcctgtccttgtcccctcgcgtcttcacgaaggtcacggaggcagcccttgccccgctaagggaagtgggcatccgcattctcaactatttagacgactggctgatcttagctcactctccagagttgctatgcgcacacagggaccttgtgcttcgacacctcagctgactggggcttcgggtcaactgggaaaagagcaagctctccccggttcagagcatctcttttctcagtctggagttggactcggtctcgatgacagcacgtcTCATGAATGAACgtgctcagtcggtgctgaactgtctgaaggcattcagacggaggacagcgtttccactgaaactttatcagaggctcctggggcatatggcatcctcagcgacggccacaccactcgggttgatgcatatgagaccgcttcagtactggcttcagactcgagtcccaagatgggcatggcgccgcgggacacatcgcgtggctatcacgctgatctgtcgccgcctcttcagcccttggaccgacatgGCATttttacgggcaggggttcccctagagcaggtctccagatgcttcgtggttacaacagacacctccaagacgggctggggcgctgtatccaatgggcacacagccgccagttcttggactggcccgcggctgcgttggcacaccaactgcctagagttgttggcagtactgcttgccttgcggaggttttggccgttgatccagggaaagcacgtgttggtccagacagacaacacagcgacggtagcttacattaaccgccaaggcagtctatgctcccatcgcatgtcacaactcaccagccatctcctcctctggagtcagcagcgcctcaagtcgctaagagtcactcacatcccgggcgacctcaacactgcagcggacatgctgtcacgtcaggttaccctcaggggagagtgaagactccaccctcaggtggtccagctgatttggagtcaattcggtcaagcacaggtagacctgtttgctttctgggaatcctcccactgcccgctttggtacaccctgaccgaggcacctctcggtatagacgcgttgctggccccctggactacgcaagtatgcgtttcccccagtgaacctactcagggaggacagggagcaggtcatcctattagcaccctactggcccacccagacatggttctccgATCTCACACTCCTCGTTTTAAACAGCTGTGACAACAACATTGTGAAAAAACTAAAAGCTATACTTTAGGGATACTtataatgtttcattaatgtgttttgaagaaaagATCAACTTAATCAGTAAATTGGATCCTTCACTTAACAGAAAGTTTCATCAAGAACCTTATTTCATAATGATATGGGCAAAGGACATTTACCAGTGGAAACAAATAATCAAACTACCTCATTTTAACTGCAAGtctgaaagaaaataaataaataaataaatgtagtcaAGAAGTATTACAtaataaacctaaaaaaaaaaaaaaaatatatatatatatatatatatatatatatatatatatattttctctttgCCTTCAGAGGACAACAGAGTGTGTTTAATCATTAGCCTACATCCAAGATAATATGAATCGGGTAGATATCTACCTCTTGTTGTTACtgtaaataagtgaaataataCTGACCTATGGCTGACTGAAACAACAGCCGCCTTTACCCATTTTGTAAGTGTGTTGCATGTCTTGGCTGTTTGAtaagatttattataattatatttcactttctcTTGCACATTTGTACTAGTGTTGAATGAAAATATAGTGAACTTGAAATGTACAACACACATTCTGTTCCTAATTGTTTACATCAGTCTGGATCGCTTGAGTTAGCATGCCATCtagctttttaatatttttatcaaaattctgGGTAGTCTAACCTCTTATGTATTACATATGTAGACTACTGATTATTTGTGTGtcttatatattatgtttattttcaggCAGACCACGCACCTTCATGATAATACAAACCTGGGCTCCATCTATATACTTTACAGAAGTGTTCTGTAATATGTGCATTTGCATTGTACCCCTTACTAAAATTAGACAGCAGTTTTCCATTATAGTTTCTTTTGCATGTTATGCATACGTGAAAGATCAAAAGTGATCATTACACGAGTCATTTAACCGTAAATGTCAGTCTTTTtctttctcacattttcttttaagtattcacacacacacacacacacacacacacacacacacacaaacacacacacacacacacacacacacacacacacacacacacacacacacacacagaaatattaataataatacagaggccTTTAAAGTATTCTTTGTCATTTCCTGTAGCTATTATTAAtcaggtattattatattaatttcctatACACTCAATTCGTTCAtctaccaaaaatgaaaataaatcaaataattcaCGGTAATGCATGAGCATATTGACCTGTTACATGTGACATCACTATATGATCACGCTgcctttgtgaccaaaattccatttactTTCAGACAGTGTGCTGCGCGGGACGCAACAAAAGccagcaccttttttgtttctatttacaaATCTTGAAAGTGTTACTGCTGTTTATTTACCAGAgccaacatttattatttttttttttttatgttttatcttTCAGGCAGCACGGCTTCATTTCACCcaagtcaagcagcgatgaaggaGGAGAACAGAGATATAACTCGTGTATGTTTCTTCTTTATTTAGACATTTCAGTTCTGtgtatcaaatacagtacatatgttcattcatgtataagttcataacacccagactatgGTATATCATGATtgtaacacataataataaaaaagcattatgtcaatttacagtatattgtttatgtgtatatactaatgttggtcaataaacaacacataagattatgaagcacagacttcaTTCACActgccagactacaatgtaaacattagcCATAAAGACTGCCTCGGATGCTTTCGCTTTTCGTgtgttcttcatgagttaaaagcagctcttacattcatacagacttctatcacagacattttgtattttaatcagaccacaaaacaacacttctgaaacttctgaatgagagatgtttactgtGATGTACCACTGAGATtggccggtgttatggatcaactggagATCGTGTTATCTGGTCATGTATGTGTGCACGTGAATCATTTTAATTGCCTTTTCAGCATTTGTTCAATGTGCCAAGGAGCAAAGACAgtttgcacattattaaaaatgtaggctatatatatttactactatatactgtatgtataatatactgtatatattcattcattcatttaaaattccttttttgagctgtttccatcgctTTATGATTGACTCTCGTtggctcttccttgcattcccgaATGTCATCCTCGAATTTTGTCACCTGAATTTTTCAACCAGTAgtcaacaacctgaatattgagacctgaatttcacgacctgaattttttttttaggtgaattcacacaaaatattttcaaatattaaaaatgaacagCAACATTTTTCGATAATatcaaattacacccagtctTTGTTGAAGATCATGAATTGGGagactttttcaaattcaagttctggtgatataaaaatgacgccatatagagcacactagcaaccatccagatctccctagcaaccatacctcatattttcttttaagaaatgtacaaatataatGTTCatgtagttttatatatttatgggtGTAAATTCATTAATTGTAACTGACAGGTGTGATGATCAGTGGAGTTGAGTTTTTACCTTTATTATTAAGACATGGGTTGAAATATGGAAAGAGTGTTTGAGTGAAAGACTGACCAGTGAAAGAGTAGATATGAGAGCTGGACTCCACATCATAAAAGGAGACCAGACCCTCCTCATAATCCACAAACACACCAACCTTCTGTGgcttcactctcacacacagagagacaagaGGATCTTCACAGGCTTTATATTCATTCCCATTCCTCAAACACACAGTCCAGAATCCATTCACTGGATTTGGTGTGATCGATCCCTTCCTGTTAATGGATTCTCTGACCACTCCTAAATACCAGTCAGTCTTTCCCTTCACCTGCACCTCAAAATAAAATCTGCCTGAACTGAATCCCTTCTTTCCCAGGACACGGACACATGTATCAAATCTCTCTGGTTTATTTGGGAGTTTTTGTCTAATGTCTCCACATCTCACTTGTTTTCCATCAGCAGACAGGATAAGATATGGATTAGCTGTATCAGGATCCAGAGTCACATCCACTGAGAGAGATCAGAGAATATCAGTCACTTCAGAATACAAACATTTTGATTGATGTAATATTTAATCCAGAGTATAATGAAACTGTAGTGCAGTAAGTCAGCTGTCAgtatataaatgtacagtattgtaagTGTATATGAGAGAACAGTGAAGATCACACACTGTACCTGCATACTGCTGCATCCTCCTCAATACTGTCAACACAAATCACAAGAAAACATCATCAATTGTTTCTAGGAATATTACAGGATAAATGCTTCTGAAACTCTATGGACATGCTGTTGATTAACACACAAAGTCATTTTAACTCGTCTCAAGACAGTTACTGACACaagtaaatctgtacattatgttTGCTATACACTagagctgtcacgattatgacatttgcaagacgattaattgtcaaactaataattgtgattatgatgattaattgtcttgttaagggctttcacgattaattgtcatataaattgtcatatttttatggtgttttttttctgcaggtcTACTAAACACTTACCAGTTTGACCGAGTTTTTGATGTAGAGTGTCTTTGAGTCGAGTCAGAGCTCTATTCAGAGTGTCCATACTCACATGAGTGTTAATACTGATCTCAGTCCAGTTCTTACTGTTTATAGGGCTGTACAGGGACGGGTCAATCTACATCAGGAGAGAGGAGAAATCCATCAGCATGAGGAGTGTTTTCTAATCATTCTCATTGATGAGAGAGATGGACACTGACCTGTAGGAGATGAAGATGATCTTCAGTGTGTGAGATCTGCTCCAGCTCAGAGTTTCTCCTCTTTAGCTCAGTGATCTCCTGCTCCAGCTCTTTAATGAGATCTTCAGCCTGTTTCTCTGCTGCTTTCTGCTTCTGCTCCAACATCTCAACAACTTCAGTCTGACATCTCTCAATGGAGCGGATCAGAGCCGTGAACACCTCAACACTGTGTGATTTCTCTTCTTCTGTGTTTCTCTGATGAGATCAAGtcacagtttaaatgtatttaattcagcACCTTTATTTATAAAGAAGATTGACACAAAATTTGACTCACCTTTCTCATCTCTACAGAGTGTTGGATGTCTTGAATCTTCTTCATTCTGTCCTGGATCATCTGCTGCACGTCTGTCTGTGTCTTTACCAGCTGATtctacagacagagaacaacacaGACACATTTCATCACTCAACATAGCTTTTCCATCTTCAAAATAAGTATTGATTGAATATTAGTAACTCTTGCCTTCTTCTCTACACTCTCGTCCTCTATAGGAACAGTGATGTGAGTCTTGTGGTCTCCTTCAGTgcaggacaaacacacacacatctgatgAAGTTCTCAAGAGGACATTCAGTACACTTCTGAGTAAGTACTCATATATTCTACATCTCCAGTTTTATGAAATGTCTCGACGTAAGATGGTAATCAAAAGTTCAATTGTTAAAAAAGTGTCTGTGATCCAAAGTAATAAATGTTGAAGTTAAAAACCGATTTCAGTATTTAGTGTGTAGTATTCAGTTAGCAATATGCTAGTATACCATTCATGTACAGAACCTCTAGTCTACAGCACCTCTTACAGTACAGCAGGGGTGTGCCTCCCCACTTTCAACCATTAAAATATCACTATTTGTATTCTGATGTTATGCTACATTTCATGGTGTTAGAGCTCATTAAAGTCTCCTTTTTGCTGTTACTCAAATGAGACACAGAGTCTGACACAACCACACATACATAACCATGGCACACCTTCAGTTCTGGTATCTGAGGACTACAAAGTTACATAATGTTAAGGCACAAACAAGACAATTATAATATGGCAAATTCTGATAGTACAATCAACTATAAACACACCCCTAATGTTCTAAATTGCGTGCATTATATCAGTTGATCACACTCTTGTTAATACATATGGCAAAATGTTTGTGGAAACTCAAGCACTACACC
The genomic region above belongs to Myxocyprinus asiaticus isolate MX2 ecotype Aquarium Trade chromosome 28, UBuf_Myxa_2, whole genome shotgun sequence and contains:
- the LOC127418630 gene encoding zinc-binding protein A33-like: MIQDRMKKIQDIQHSVEMRKRNTEEEKSHSVEVFTALIRSIERCQTEVVEMLEQKQKAAEKQAEDLIKELEQEITELKRRNSELEQISHTEDHLHLLQIDPSLYSPINSKNWTEISINTHVSMDTLNRALTRLKDTLHQKLGQTVLRRMQQYAVDVTLDPDTANPYLILSADGKQVRCGDIRQKLPNKPERFDTCVRVLGKKGFSSGRFYFEVQVKGKTDWYLGVVRESINRKGSITPNPVNGFWTVCLRNGNEYKACEDPLVSLCVRVKPQKVGVFVDYEEGLVSFYDVESSSHIYSFTGQSFTQTLFPYFNPCLNNKGKNSTPLIITPVSYN